One Companilactobacillus farciminis KCTC 3681 = DSM 20184 genomic window, GTTATATGAATAATAACAGCTCACGCTTTCTTCAACTACTCACTCTCATCCTCGTGGTGGCTAGCAGTATTAGTAATCATCAGCTTATAGATTCATCGGTTGGTAGGTTGGTATCTCATTAGTTCCCTTAGCTAAGAAAGTTGGTTCGATTCCAGCAACCGAAATAGATTGGAGGTGTGTCATATGAATAGATTCCAAAAGAAACATATCAAGGAATACCTTGATGATAATAAGATGAGCCTGGACGAAATACAACAAGCGTTCTTAGATTCGTTCACGATGAACCAGGTATCTAATGAGGAGGCTGCTGCACTGTTCGTATCACTGATTCGCAACATGATGGTGATGCCACACAATGCACAACAGTTAAAGGACTTGGGTATCGATCCTACTAAGCTAAGCATTGATACAGCTACAGAGCTAATCAATGTGTGGGCAAAGCAGTATGTTAAGGACATGCCTAAGGATAGTGATGAGTAGCTATGAACTTAATGACTGATAGTATGTTGCATAAGCTAAGAGACTGGATAGCTAATGATGATGTGATTAAGTTCTATCACACAAACGAATGGCGCAAGGTTAGAGCCAAGCGACTCAAGCTAGACCACTATGAGTGCCAGGTATGCAAGGCACAAGGCAAGCATACTCATGCCACTACTGTGCACCACATCAAACACGTTAGAGACTATCCAATGCAAGCATTAAATTTAAATAATACTGAGACTATATGCAAGGTACACCATAATCAAGAACATCCAGAAAAACTGGAACAGTTTCATAAAGATAAATTTGAAAATGAAGAACGCTGGTGAGCAATCCCCCCGGTCAAACCAAATGGGCAATCCCTTAGGGAACCGAACAACGGGGAAGGATAAAGACTCAACAAAAATATCAATTCTTACATGAGAGGGGGTTTTATTAAAATATGGCAAGAAAGAAGACGATAACAGCCAAAAGCCTAAAGGAATCGCTATTAAAGCAACTTAAAACTATGGGTGCCGATACACCGCAATTTGAAGATTTAGTTAACGATTATGTGAGTTTTTATGAGATCAAGAACAAGCTAATTCTCGATATTGCGGCTCGTGGCGTAAGTATTGAGTGGCGAAACGGCGAGAAGTCTCATGGCTACAAGAAGAATGATTCTATTGCTGAATTAGTTAA contains:
- a CDS encoding HNH endonuclease, producing the protein MNLMTDSMLHKLRDWIANDDVIKFYHTNEWRKVRAKRLKLDHYECQVCKAQGKHTHATTVHHIKHVRDYPMQALNLNNTETICKVHHNQEHPEKLEQFHKDKFENEERW
- a CDS encoding P27 family phage terminase small subunit; this translates as MARKKTITAKSLKESLLKQLKTMGADTPQFEDLVNDYVSFYEIKNKLILDIAARGVSIEWRNGEKSHGYKKNDSIAELVKVNAQMLKILQQLHIETIEGEVEDDDDF